The Streptomyces sp. RKAG293 genome includes a region encoding these proteins:
- a CDS encoding HAD family phosphatase: MTSSIPAVDTRPAQGRGLQAVLLDMDGTLVDTEDIWWAAEVEVFAALGHVLDGEHRAIVVGGPMARSLGHLMAVTGTEVTLPELSAAINARFVELIARGVPLMPGARRLLTELAAHQVPTALVSASHRHIIDSVLRTLGAENFAFTLAGDEVARTKPFPDPYLLAAARLGAEPTRCVVVEDTPTGVASAEAAGCQVVAVPSIVPIESAPGRTVVASLEQLSVPFLRSLNATVH, translated from the coding sequence ATGACCAGTAGCATTCCCGCCGTCGACACCCGTCCGGCCCAAGGCCGCGGGCTGCAGGCCGTGCTTCTCGACATGGACGGCACCCTGGTCGACACCGAGGACATCTGGTGGGCCGCCGAGGTCGAGGTCTTCGCGGCCCTGGGGCACGTCCTGGACGGCGAGCACCGCGCGATCGTGGTCGGCGGCCCGATGGCCCGCAGTTTGGGCCATCTGATGGCCGTCACGGGCACCGAGGTCACGCTGCCCGAGCTGTCCGCCGCGATCAACGCGCGCTTCGTCGAGCTGATCGCCCGGGGCGTGCCGCTGATGCCCGGCGCCCGGCGGCTGCTGACGGAGCTCGCGGCGCACCAGGTGCCGACCGCGCTGGTGTCCGCCTCGCACCGGCACATCATCGACTCGGTGCTGCGCACGCTCGGTGCGGAGAACTTCGCGTTCACCCTCGCCGGCGACGAGGTCGCCCGCACCAAGCCGTTCCCCGACCCGTATCTGCTCGCCGCGGCCCGGCTCGGTGCGGAGCCCACCCGGTGCGTGGTCGTGGAGGACACCCCGACCGGGGTCGCCTCCGCCGAGGCGGCGGGCTGCCAGGTGGTCGCGGTGCCCTCGATCGTCCCGATCGAGTCAGCTCCCGGCCGCACGGTGGTGGCCTCGCTGGAGCAGCTGAGCGTGCCTTTTCTGCGCTCTCTGAATGCGACTGTTCACTGA
- a CDS encoding ABC transporter permease, protein MAQTTLPVPLDPEITPKAPGPGKSVRFGGLRRIVIAVRQAHGVPKFMLWTGAILSLLFVLTAIFAPLIAPYDFDTYQSGGKTFPKQGAPDGDHWFGTTVQSLDVVSRTVYGARTALEVMVLAVVFSLILGVLLGLLAGYFGGWLDRILVLVMDALFAFPYLLLAIVAGFVFASITGGGVVTAALSITVVYIPQYFRVVRASALSAREATFVEAARAMGAKPSVVIRKYLFGNVIQSVPVIGTMNAADAIGTLAGLGFLGLGIQPTDAAEWGYDLDRAISDVNAGMWWTCLYPSIAMVIAILGFTLLGEGLNDVLNPTMRRRRITKVALPALSRRRVVTAETAVIAKTAEPAESAEPAATAATAEEGEAAK, encoded by the coding sequence ATGGCCCAGACGACACTCCCCGTTCCGCTCGACCCGGAGATAACCCCCAAGGCCCCGGGTCCCGGAAAGTCCGTCCGCTTCGGCGGTCTGCGGCGCATCGTGATCGCCGTCCGGCAGGCCCACGGCGTGCCCAAGTTCATGCTGTGGACCGGCGCGATCCTCTCGCTGCTCTTCGTGCTGACCGCGATCTTCGCCCCGCTGATCGCCCCGTACGACTTCGACACGTACCAGTCCGGTGGCAAGACCTTCCCGAAGCAGGGCGCGCCGGACGGCGACCACTGGTTCGGCACCACCGTGCAGAGCCTGGACGTGGTCTCCAGGACCGTCTACGGCGCCCGCACCGCGCTGGAGGTGATGGTCCTCGCCGTCGTCTTCTCGCTCATCCTGGGGGTCCTCCTGGGCCTCCTGGCGGGTTACTTCGGCGGCTGGCTGGACCGCATCCTGGTGCTGGTGATGGACGCGCTCTTCGCGTTCCCGTACCTGCTGCTCGCCATCGTGGCCGGCTTCGTCTTCGCCAGCATCACCGGCGGAGGCGTGGTGACCGCCGCGCTGTCGATCACCGTGGTCTACATCCCGCAGTACTTCCGGGTGGTCCGCGCCTCGGCGCTCTCCGCCCGTGAGGCCACCTTCGTGGAGGCGGCCCGCGCGATGGGCGCCAAGCCGTCCGTGGTGATCCGCAAGTACCTGTTCGGCAACGTCATCCAGTCGGTGCCCGTCATCGGCACGATGAACGCCGCCGACGCCATCGGCACGCTGGCCGGCCTGGGCTTCCTGGGCCTCGGCATCCAGCCCACCGACGCCGCCGAGTGGGGCTACGACCTCGACCGCGCGATCAGCGACGTCAACGCCGGCATGTGGTGGACCTGCCTCTACCCGAGCATCGCCATGGTGATCGCCATCCTCGGCTTCACGCTGCTCGGTGAGGGCCTCAACGACGTCCTCAACCCGACCATGCGCCGCCGCCGCATCACCAAGGTGGCACTGCCGGCGCTCAGCCGCCGCCGCGTCGTCACCGCGGAGACCGCAGTCATCGCGAAGACCGCCGAGCCCGCAGAAAGCGCGGAGCCCGCAGCAACCGCAGCAACCGCAGAAGAAGGGGAGGCCGCGAAATGA
- a CDS encoding IclR family transcriptional regulator has product MPGPIQSLARAAAILRLLAGGERRLGLSDISSSLGLAKGTAHGILRTLQQEGFVEQDAASGKYQLGAELLRLGNSYLDVHELRARALVWTDDLARSSGEAVYLGVLHQSGVLIVHHVFRPDDSRQVLEVGAMQPLHSSALGKVLAAYDPVAHSEAAENERLALTPRTITDTAGFEDVLELARTRGWASDLEETWEGVASVAAPILDRRRMPVGAVGITGAVERVCQEDGDIQARLVAAVRDCARAVSRDLGAGRF; this is encoded by the coding sequence ATGCCCGGACCGATTCAGTCGCTGGCGAGGGCAGCCGCGATCCTACGGTTGCTGGCCGGTGGTGAGCGCCGGCTGGGCCTCTCCGACATCTCCTCCTCCCTGGGCCTCGCCAAGGGGACCGCGCACGGCATCCTGCGCACCCTCCAGCAGGAGGGCTTCGTCGAGCAGGACGCCGCGTCGGGCAAGTACCAGCTGGGCGCGGAACTGCTGCGGCTGGGGAACAGCTATCTGGACGTGCACGAGCTGCGGGCCCGCGCCCTGGTGTGGACCGACGATCTGGCCAGGTCCAGCGGCGAGGCCGTCTACCTGGGGGTACTGCACCAGTCGGGGGTGCTGATCGTGCACCACGTCTTCCGTCCGGACGACAGCCGGCAGGTGCTGGAGGTGGGTGCCATGCAGCCGCTGCACAGCTCGGCACTGGGCAAGGTGCTGGCCGCGTACGACCCGGTCGCGCACAGCGAGGCGGCCGAGAACGAGCGGCTCGCCCTCACCCCGCGCACCATCACCGACACGGCCGGCTTCGAGGACGTGCTGGAGCTCGCCAGGACCCGGGGCTGGGCGTCCGACCTGGAGGAGACGTGGGAGGGCGTGGCCTCGGTCGCCGCGCCGATCCTGGACCGGCGGCGGATGCCGGTCGGCGCGGTGGGGATCACCGGAGCCGTGGAACGGGTCTGCCAGGAGGACGGCGACATCCAGGCGCGGCTGGTGGCCGCGGTGCGCGACTGCGCCCGCGCCGTGTCGCGCGACCTCGGCGCCGGACGGTTCTAG
- a CDS encoding MIP/aquaporin family protein yields MSNSHIFFGETIGTAILILLGGGVCAAVTLKSSKARNAGWLAITFGWGFAVLTAVYISSSLSGAHLNPAVTVGIAVKTGDWNDVPLYIAGQMLGAIIGAALVWVAYYGQFQAHMDDPELAPPLGPDSGPAGPVLGIFSTGPEIRNTVQNLATEIIGTAVLVLAVLTQGLTPGLALSGTGALITALVVVSIGLSLGGPTGYAINPARDLGPRIVHSLLPLRNKGGSDWGYAWIPVVGPLIGAVLAGGLYRLAF; encoded by the coding sequence GTGTCCAACAGCCATATCTTCTTCGGCGAGACCATCGGTACCGCCATCCTCATCCTGCTGGGTGGTGGTGTCTGCGCCGCCGTCACGCTCAAGAGCTCCAAGGCCCGCAACGCGGGATGGCTCGCCATCACCTTCGGGTGGGGCTTCGCGGTGCTCACCGCGGTGTACATCTCGTCGAGCCTCTCGGGGGCGCACCTCAACCCCGCCGTCACCGTCGGCATCGCCGTCAAGACGGGCGACTGGAACGACGTGCCGCTCTACATAGCCGGGCAGATGCTCGGCGCGATCATCGGCGCGGCGTTGGTCTGGGTGGCCTACTACGGACAGTTCCAGGCGCACATGGACGACCCGGAGCTGGCACCGCCGCTCGGACCTGACAGCGGTCCGGCCGGACCGGTCCTCGGCATCTTCTCCACCGGGCCCGAGATCCGTAACACCGTGCAGAACCTCGCCACCGAGATCATCGGCACCGCCGTTCTCGTCCTGGCCGTTCTCACCCAGGGCCTGACGCCGGGCCTCGCACTGTCAGGAACCGGCGCCCTGATCACCGCCCTGGTGGTCGTCAGCATCGGTCTGTCACTCGGAGGGCCCACCGGCTACGCGATCAACCCGGCCCGCGACCTCGGCCCGCGTATCGTGCACAGCCTTCTGCCGCTGCGCAACAAGGGCGGCTCCGACTGGGGCTACGCCTGGATCCCCGTCGTCGGCCCGCTCATCGGCGCCGTCCTGGCGGGCGGCCTCTACCGGCTGGCCTTCTAA
- a CDS encoding ABC transporter ATP-binding protein has translation MTEPVLSVRDLRVWYGTERGPVRAVDGVSFDVRPGETLGLVGESGCGKSTLGRGVLGLAPTVASVDGEVILNSKGGKGRNLVGLPAKELQKLRGPDLGLIFQEPMTRLNPLMRISQHFEEALHTHHKDLSKKELRERAIEALRGMGIPASRYESYPHEFSGGMRQRIMIALALVLRPAFIVADEPTTALDVLVEAQIIKILADLRKNFDTSLVLITHNLGIVAEACDRVAVMYAGHIVEQGDAREVFANPQHPYTKELLRSTISLSTTGLHFIPGSPPDLVHPPEGCRFSPRCPVAMQGCAKVEPPEVVLPSGVHSVCWQQAIEVDPSMADELGTGGREPLAAVKEISVADEA, from the coding sequence ATGACCGAACCTGTCCTTTCCGTACGCGACCTGCGCGTCTGGTACGGCACCGAACGCGGACCGGTCCGCGCCGTCGACGGCGTCAGCTTCGACGTACGCCCCGGCGAGACGCTCGGCCTGGTCGGCGAGTCCGGCTGTGGCAAGTCCACCCTCGGCCGCGGTGTGCTGGGCCTGGCGCCCACCGTCGCCTCCGTCGACGGTGAAGTGATCCTGAACAGCAAGGGGGGCAAGGGCCGCAATCTGGTCGGCCTGCCCGCCAAGGAGCTGCAGAAGCTCCGCGGCCCGGACCTCGGGCTGATCTTCCAGGAGCCGATGACCCGGCTGAACCCGCTGATGCGGATCTCCCAGCACTTCGAGGAGGCCCTGCACACGCACCACAAGGACCTCTCGAAGAAGGAGCTGCGCGAGCGCGCCATCGAGGCGCTGCGCGGGATGGGCATCCCGGCCAGCCGGTACGAGAGCTACCCCCACGAGTTCTCGGGCGGTATGCGCCAGCGCATCATGATCGCGCTCGCCCTCGTGCTGCGCCCGGCGTTCATCGTCGCGGACGAGCCCACGACGGCGCTCGATGTCCTCGTCGAGGCACAGATCATTAAAATCCTGGCCGATCTGCGCAAGAACTTCGACACATCCCTTGTGCTGATCACCCACAATCTCGGTATCGTCGCCGAAGCGTGTGACCGGGTCGCGGTGATGTACGCGGGCCACATCGTCGAACAGGGCGATGCCCGCGAAGTGTTCGCGAACCCGCAGCACCCGTACACCAAGGAGCTGCTCCGCTCCACGATCTCGCTCTCCACCACCGGACTGCACTTCATCCCGGGTAGCCCCCCGGACCTGGTGCACCCCCCGGAGGGCTGCCGGTTCAGCCCGCGCTGCCCGGTGGCGATGCAGGGATGCGCGAAGGTGGAGCCGCCCGAGGTGGTACTGCCGTCCGGCGTGCACAGCGTCTGCTGGCAGCAGGCGATCGAGGTCGACCCCTCGATGGCCGACGAGTTGGGAACGGGTGGGCGCGAGCCGCTCGCCGCCGTGAAGGAGATCAGCGTTGCTGACGAAGCCTGA
- the metH gene encoding methionine synthase: protein MAPQSSSTLASQARADALRQAFATRVVVADGAMGTMLQAQDPTLEDFQDLEGCNEILSVTRPDIVRSVHEEYFAVGVDCVETNTFGTNLAALGEYDIPERIFELAEAGARLAREVADGFATPDRPRWVLGSVGPGTKLPTLGHAPYAALRDAYEVNVAGLIAGGADAILVETTQDLLQTKASIVGARRALKAAGFSLPIICSVTVETTGTMLLGSEIGAALTALEPLGIDMIGLNCATGPAEMSEHLRYLARHARTQVSCMPNAGLPVLGKDGAHYPLSPEELADAHETFVREYGLSLVGGCCGTTPEHLRQVVDRVRGLDLSPRSPRPEPGAASLYQTVPFRQDTSYLAIGERTNANGSKKFREAMLEGRWDDCVEMARDQIREGAHLLDLCVDYVGRDGAADMAEVAGRFATASTLPIVLDSTEVPVLRAGLEKLGGRAVINSVNYEDGDGPESRFVQITALAAEHGAALIALTIDEEGQARTPEHKVAIAERLIEDLTTNWGILESDILVDCLTFTIATGQEESRKDGLATIAAIKELKRRHPLVQTTLGLSNISFGLNPAARVVLNSVFLNECVEAGLDSAIVHASKILPIARLTEEQRDVALDLIYDRRSEGYDPLQKYLELFEGVDMKSVKAGRAEELAALPLDERLQRRIIDGEKNGLDRDLDEALTTRPALAIVNDTLLEGMKVVGELFGSGQMQLPFVLQSAEVMKTAVAYLEPHMEKSDADGKGTIVLATVRGDVHDIGKNLVDIILSNNGYNVVNLGIKQPVAAILDAATEHKADVIGMSGLLVKSTVIMKENLQELNQRKMAADYPVILGGAALTRAYVEQDLHEIYEGEVRYARDAFEGLRLMDALIAVKRGVPGAVLPELKQRRVAKRASVVEEEPEINLGQIRSDVAVDNPIPTPPFWGSRVIKGIPLKDYASWVDEGALFKGQWGLKEARAGGATYEELVETEGRPRLRGLLDRLQTDGLLEAAVVYGYYPCVSKGDDLILLNDDGSERTRFTFPRQRRGRRLCLADFFRPEDSGETDVVGLQVVTVGNRIGEATAELFAANAYREYMELHGLSVQLAEAMAEYWHARVRSELGFAGEDPNEVEDMFALKYRGARFSLGYGACPDLEDRAKIAELLQPERIGVKLSEEFQLHPEQSTDAIVIHHPEAKYFNAR, encoded by the coding sequence ATGGCCCCGCAGTCGTCCTCCACCCTCGCCAGCCAAGCCCGAGCCGACGCGCTGCGTCAGGCATTCGCCACCCGGGTGGTGGTGGCCGACGGTGCGATGGGCACCATGCTCCAGGCCCAGGACCCCACCCTCGAGGACTTCCAGGACCTGGAAGGCTGCAACGAGATCCTGAGCGTCACCCGGCCCGACATCGTCCGGTCGGTGCACGAGGAGTACTTCGCGGTGGGTGTCGACTGCGTCGAGACCAACACCTTCGGCACCAACCTCGCCGCGCTCGGTGAGTACGACATCCCCGAGCGCATCTTCGAGCTCGCCGAGGCCGGCGCCCGGCTGGCCCGTGAGGTGGCGGACGGTTTCGCCACGCCGGACCGGCCGCGCTGGGTGCTGGGCTCCGTAGGACCCGGCACCAAGCTCCCGACCCTCGGCCACGCCCCCTACGCCGCCCTGCGCGACGCGTACGAGGTGAACGTGGCGGGTCTGATCGCCGGCGGCGCGGACGCCATCCTGGTGGAGACCACCCAGGACCTGCTGCAGACCAAGGCCTCGATCGTCGGCGCCCGCCGCGCCCTCAAGGCGGCCGGCTTCAGCCTGCCGATCATCTGCTCCGTGACCGTCGAGACGACGGGCACGATGCTGCTGGGTTCCGAGATCGGTGCGGCGCTGACGGCGCTGGAGCCGCTCGGCATCGACATGATCGGCCTGAACTGCGCCACCGGCCCCGCCGAGATGAGCGAACACCTCCGCTACCTGGCCCGGCACGCCCGGACCCAGGTCTCCTGCATGCCGAACGCCGGCCTGCCGGTCCTGGGCAAGGACGGCGCGCACTACCCGCTGTCGCCGGAGGAGCTCGCGGACGCCCACGAGACGTTCGTGCGCGAGTACGGGCTGTCCCTGGTGGGCGGCTGCTGCGGGACGACGCCCGAGCACCTGCGGCAGGTCGTGGACCGCGTCCGGGGCCTGGACCTGTCCCCGCGCAGCCCGCGCCCGGAGCCGGGCGCCGCCTCGCTCTACCAGACCGTCCCGTTCCGGCAGGACACCTCGTACCTCGCCATCGGCGAGCGGACGAACGCCAACGGGTCGAAGAAGTTCCGTGAGGCGATGCTGGAAGGCCGCTGGGACGACTGCGTCGAGATGGCCCGCGACCAGATCCGCGAGGGTGCCCACCTGCTGGATCTGTGCGTGGACTACGTGGGCCGTGACGGTGCCGCGGACATGGCCGAGGTCGCGGGCCGCTTCGCGACGGCCTCCACCCTCCCCATCGTGCTGGACTCCACCGAAGTGCCCGTCCTGCGGGCGGGGTTGGAGAAGCTGGGTGGCCGGGCGGTCATCAACTCCGTCAACTACGAGGACGGCGACGGTCCCGAGTCCCGGTTCGTGCAGATCACGGCGCTGGCCGCCGAGCACGGCGCCGCGCTGATCGCGCTGACGATCGACGAGGAGGGCCAGGCCCGGACCCCGGAGCACAAGGTCGCCATCGCCGAGCGGCTGATCGAGGACCTGACCACCAACTGGGGCATCCTCGAATCGGACATCCTCGTCGACTGTCTGACCTTCACGATCGCGACCGGCCAGGAGGAGTCCCGCAAGGACGGCCTCGCCACCATCGCGGCGATCAAGGAGCTGAAGCGCCGGCACCCGCTGGTGCAGACGACCCTGGGTCTGTCGAACATCTCCTTCGGCCTCAACCCCGCCGCCCGCGTCGTGCTGAACTCGGTCTTCCTCAACGAGTGCGTGGAAGCCGGCCTCGACTCCGCGATCGTGCACGCCAGCAAGATCCTCCCGATCGCGCGGCTCACCGAGGAGCAGCGCGATGTGGCCCTGGACCTGATCTACGACCGGCGCAGCGAGGGTTACGACCCGCTGCAGAAGTACCTCGAACTCTTCGAGGGCGTCGACATGAAGTCCGTCAAGGCCGGCCGCGCCGAGGAGCTGGCCGCGCTGCCGCTGGACGAGCGGTTGCAGCGGCGGATCATCGACGGTGAGAAGAACGGCCTGGACCGGGACCTGGACGAGGCGCTCACGACCCGCCCCGCGCTGGCGATCGTCAATGACACGCTGCTGGAGGGCATGAAGGTCGTCGGTGAGCTGTTCGGCTCCGGGCAGATGCAGCTGCCGTTCGTGCTGCAGTCCGCGGAGGTCATGAAGACCGCGGTCGCCTACCTCGAACCGCACATGGAGAAGTCCGACGCGGACGGCAAGGGCACCATCGTGCTCGCCACGGTTCGCGGCGACGTCCATGACATCGGCAAGAACCTCGTCGACATCATCCTGTCGAACAACGGCTACAACGTCGTGAACCTCGGGATCAAGCAGCCGGTGGCGGCGATCCTGGACGCGGCCACCGAGCACAAGGCCGACGTGATCGGCATGTCGGGTCTCCTCGTGAAGTCCACCGTGATCATGAAGGAGAACCTGCAGGAGCTCAACCAGCGCAAGATGGCCGCCGACTATCCGGTGATTCTGGGCGGCGCCGCCCTGACCCGCGCCTATGTCGAGCAGGACCTGCACGAGATCTACGAGGGCGAGGTCCGCTACGCCCGCGATGCCTTCGAGGGCCTGCGGCTGATGGACGCGCTGATCGCCGTCAAGCGCGGCGTCCCCGGCGCCGTCCTTCCCGAGCTCAAGCAGCGCCGGGTGGCCAAGCGCGCCAGCGTCGTGGAGGAGGAGCCCGAGATCAACCTCGGGCAGATCCGCTCGGACGTGGCCGTGGACAACCCGATCCCGACGCCCCCGTTCTGGGGCAGCCGCGTCATCAAGGGCATTCCGCTCAAGGACTACGCGTCCTGGGTCGACGAGGGCGCGCTCTTCAAGGGCCAGTGGGGCCTCAAGGAGGCCCGCGCGGGCGGCGCGACGTACGAGGAGCTGGTGGAGACCGAGGGCCGCCCCCGGCTGCGCGGCCTGCTGGACCGGCTGCAGACCGACGGCCTGCTGGAAGCGGCCGTGGTCTACGGCTACTACCCGTGCGTCTCCAAGGGCGACGACCTGATCCTCCTCAACGACGACGGCAGCGAGCGCACCCGCTTCACCTTCCCGCGCCAGCGCCGCGGCCGCCGGCTGTGCCTGGCGGACTTCTTCCGCCCGGAGGACTCCGGCGAGACCGACGTCGTGGGTCTGCAGGTCGTGACGGTCGGCAACCGGATCGGGGAGGCGACGGCCGAGCTGTTCGCCGCCAACGCCTACCGCGAGTACATGGAGCTGCACGGACTGTCCGTCCAGCTCGCCGAGGCCATGGCCGAGTACTGGCACGCCCGGGTCCGCAGCGAGCTGGGCTTCGCCGGCGAGGACCCGAACGAGGTCGAGGACATGTTCGCCCTGAAGTACCGGGGCGCGCGGTTCTCGCTCGGCTACGGGGCCTGCCCCGACCTGGAGGACCGGGCGAAGATCGCCGAGCTGCTGCAGCCCGAGCGGATCGGCGTGAAGCTGTCCGAGGAGTTCCAGCTGCACCCGGAGCAGTCCACCGACGCGATCGTCATTCACCACCCCGAGGCGAAGTACTTCAACGCCCGTTAA
- a CDS encoding ABC transporter substrate-binding protein, translated as MSRTKRVVAAAAVAFLAVGVTACGGNKDNSASGSKGAVIVGTIDSVSSLDPAGAYDYGSWEVIDSVYQKVMRFPTGGTKPEPDAAKSCAFTDPKTYTCTLQSGLQFSNGDKLTSASVKFSFDRMLKIADPNGPSSLFGTLESTEAKGADQVIFHLKSADSTFPSVLATDAGAIVDEKTFPADKLLAGTKVIGSGPYTLDKYTAKQQASFKVNAKYSGPVKAQNSQFVLQYFAEASALKAAVKDGTVNAAFRTLSPTDTADLKKTQGVKVVEGTGTEKRYFVFHAKVKPSDQKAVRQAVAQIIDREGIAKDAYNGTVAPLYSMVGNGIDGHTDAFKDKYGAPDKAKAADILKAAGITAPVALSYTWTPSHYGAAAADEATAIKRQLDASGLFNVKLSSTEWQQYQKDEKAGSYASYMIGWFPDLPDADNDVSPFLSKSPFLGTGYDNPAIQALLVKEQGSNDPKVRNEAFAEIQKIVAEDAPIIPVWQGKQTAVVRDGVTGVDKALDPTMFRFYELSTGK; from the coding sequence ATGTCACGTACTAAGCGTGTCGTCGCCGCAGCTGCCGTGGCCTTCCTGGCCGTCGGTGTGACCGCGTGCGGTGGCAACAAGGACAATTCGGCGTCCGGCAGCAAGGGCGCCGTGATCGTCGGGACCATCGACTCCGTGTCGTCACTCGACCCCGCAGGAGCGTACGACTACGGCTCCTGGGAGGTCATCGACAGCGTTTACCAGAAGGTGATGCGCTTCCCGACGGGCGGCACCAAGCCTGAGCCGGACGCCGCCAAGTCGTGTGCTTTCACCGACCCGAAGACCTACACCTGCACCCTGCAGTCCGGTCTTCAGTTCTCCAACGGTGACAAGCTGACCTCGGCCAGCGTCAAGTTCTCGTTCGACCGCATGCTGAAGATCGCGGACCCCAACGGGCCGTCCAGCCTCTTCGGCACGCTGGAGTCGACCGAGGCCAAGGGTGCGGACCAGGTGATCTTCCACCTGAAGAGCGCCGACTCCACCTTCCCGTCGGTGCTCGCCACCGACGCCGGTGCGATCGTCGACGAGAAGACCTTCCCGGCCGACAAGCTCCTCGCGGGCACCAAGGTGATCGGCTCCGGCCCGTACACCCTGGACAAGTACACCGCGAAGCAGCAGGCGTCCTTCAAGGTCAACGCCAAGTACAGCGGCCCGGTCAAGGCGCAGAACAGCCAGTTCGTTCTGCAGTACTTCGCCGAGGCGTCCGCGCTGAAGGCGGCCGTCAAGGACGGCACCGTCAACGCGGCCTTCCGTACCCTGTCGCCCACCGACACGGCCGACCTGAAGAAGACCCAGGGCGTCAAGGTCGTCGAGGGCACGGGCACCGAGAAGCGCTACTTCGTCTTCCACGCGAAGGTGAAGCCGTCGGACCAGAAGGCGGTCCGTCAGGCCGTCGCGCAGATCATCGACCGCGAGGGCATCGCGAAGGACGCCTACAACGGCACCGTCGCACCGCTCTACTCGATGGTCGGCAACGGCATCGACGGTCACACCGACGCCTTCAAGGACAAGTACGGCGCTCCGGACAAGGCCAAGGCCGCCGACATCCTGAAGGCCGCCGGCATCACCGCCCCGGTCGCGCTGTCCTACACCTGGACGCCGAGCCACTACGGTGCCGCGGCTGCCGATGAGGCCACCGCGATCAAGCGTCAGCTGGACGCCTCCGGCCTGTTCAACGTCAAGTTGAGCTCGACCGAGTGGCAGCAGTACCAGAAGGACGAGAAGGCGGGCAGCTACGCCTCGTACATGATCGGCTGGTTCCCTGACCTGCCGGACGCCGACAACGACGTGTCGCCGTTCCTCAGCAAGTCGCCGTTCCTGGGCACGGGTTACGACAACCCGGCGATCCAGGCGCTGCTGGTCAAGGAGCAGGGCTCCAACGACCCCAAGGTGCGCAACGAGGCCTTCGCCGAGATCCAGAAGATCGTCGCCGAGGACGCCCCGATCATCCCGGTCTGGCAGGGCAAGCAGACCGCTGTCGTGCGTGACGGTGTGACCGGCGTGGACAAGGCGCTGGACCCGACGATGTTCCGCTTCTACGAACTCTCGACGGGCAAGTGA
- a CDS encoding ABC transporter permease, translated as MSKQSGSLRRYILTRIALAIPMVLILLVLVFVLMRVAPGDPISASQGGKLNAAELAARRHAAGFDAPMYQQFWDYLKSVVTLNFGTTFSDHRQVRDIIIENGGATLTLTFGALVFASVIGIPVGLLAGRLRDSTIDVAGRLFGILSYAVPVIVAAPMLMLAFGATSGQASPLVQLNVPTQTHILIVDAMIVGDWDAVGDIANHLVLPSIALGLLIVGVFIRMIRINLIQSLQGDYIEAARARGVKETAVVGRHAFRNAMVPVITVLGLQVAMLLSGAVLTERIFTWPGIGRQLIDYINQRDYVAVQGIVTVFALVVVVISMLIDFINALIDPRVRY; from the coding sequence ATGAGTAAGCAGTCCGGGTCGCTGCGCCGCTACATCCTCACCAGGATCGCGCTCGCAATCCCCATGGTTCTCATCCTGCTGGTCCTGGTCTTCGTCCTGATGCGGGTGGCTCCCGGTGACCCCATCTCGGCCTCCCAGGGCGGCAAGCTCAACGCGGCGGAACTCGCGGCGAGACGGCATGCCGCGGGCTTCGACGCCCCGATGTACCAGCAGTTCTGGGACTACCTGAAGTCCGTCGTCACCCTGAACTTCGGCACCACGTTCTCCGACCACCGCCAGGTGCGGGACATCATCATCGAGAACGGCGGCGCCACCCTCACCCTGACCTTCGGCGCTCTGGTCTTCGCGAGCGTCATCGGCATCCCGGTGGGCCTGCTCGCGGGCCGGCTGCGGGACAGCACGATCGACGTGGCGGGCCGGCTCTTCGGCATCCTCAGCTACGCCGTGCCGGTCATCGTCGCAGCGCCCATGCTGATGCTCGCCTTCGGCGCCACGTCCGGCCAGGCCTCACCCCTGGTGCAGCTGAACGTGCCGACGCAGACCCACATCCTCATCGTGGACGCCATGATCGTGGGTGACTGGGACGCGGTCGGCGACATCGCCAACCACCTGGTCCTGCCCTCGATCGCGCTGGGTCTGCTGATCGTCGGTGTCTTCATCCGCATGATCCGCATCAACCTCATCCAGTCGCTGCAGGGCGACTACATCGAGGCGGCCCGGGCCCGCGGTGTGAAGGAGACCGCTGTCGTCGGACGGCACGCCTTCCGCAACGCGATGGTCCCGGTGATCACGGTCCTCGGCCTCCAGGTCGCGATGCTGCTCAGCGGTGCGGTGCTCACCGAGCGAATCTTCACCTGGCCCGGTATCGGTCGCCAGCTCATCGACTACATCAACCAGCGCGACTACGTCGCCGTCCAGGGCATCGTCACCGTCTTCGCCCTCGTCGTCGTCGTGATCAGCATGCTGATCGACTTCATCAACGCGCTGATCGACCCGAGGGTGCGGTACTGA